A segment of the Salvelinus sp. IW2-2015 linkage group LG23, ASM291031v2, whole genome shotgun sequence genome:
tataaaaaaaagtatGAGTTATGTGGTATCGACACTGGGAGGCTGCTCTCTGATCCCATGTACCATCTCCTGTCattgagcaatgcacttaaccccccacaaagtaGAACACCTGCNTGTGGTATCGACACTGGGAGGCTGCTCTCTGATCCCATGTACCATCTCCTGTCattgagcaatgcacttaaccccccacaaagtaGAACACCTGCTAGGCAACTGTATGAAACATGTGGTCAGCCCTCAGtgtggagagctactgggtgttcAGGCTCTTGATCAAGCCCTTTAATAAGGTCTGGTTGAGCAGTTCATTTCTAAACTGTGAGGGGGACAGGAATAAAAAGCTGCACAACCATTAGTTCTCCTGGAGGATTGACCGCCCTTGATGTATAACACTGCAACATTACAAATAAGTTGCCTTTTGAAATAATTTGCTCATTCAAAATATCAAAAGATGAAATGGCTATGGTAGGCCCACACATCTTCAGGAAATGAACCTTTTCTAGTTCAGTCATTTATCTTAGCTACATTAGAAGTGTTTACTTTGCAGGCTGATTGTGTTACAATGTCTCATACATTGGATGCTCAAATCAACTGGATCTATAAAACAAGTTGAAGCCACATAATCAAAAGGCAACATCTAATATTTGTTTCTACAATTAAATGTTCATGATTAGATTCACAGCGATTGAACCCAATCCCAACTAATACCATGGTAACGTGAAGTTAGTTtcgtcaaaaataataatttaaattagtcatatgaaatgtttaaaaaagtaaaTCAACTTTGTATGGCCTTATTTGCGAGAGTCGGTGGAACGTTTTTTGTAACATCAATACATGCTAAAAATAGCTTAACAGTTAACTAGAGGGtacaatatgttttgaattggctaccTAGTTAATCTGTTCTCTATCATAGTTTATAGGCCTACCTGCTAACGCAATGTCcgactgtctctctgtccttgaGCAACGGCCCACTCGTCTTGCACTATGCAGGTGATGTGCGCAAACACAGATGCACTAGTGACATTCCGATCCTGGCTGATATGCTGATTTATATTTGATAAAATTGCCTatagaaattacatgataaaaaATGATAGTAGTGGCTGTGTGTCTAATGGCACTAGCATGCCGTACTTGAAGATGTCTGCGGCCTTGCGGAGGAAGTCCTGCTCCTGCTGGTCGCTCTCAGAGCTCATGCCGCTCTCGATGACGCTGAGCAGGGGCTCCACCATGCCCAGCACCAGGGGGCTGCTGCCCTGCCTGGCCAGGAACACCTCCACCAGGTCCAGCACCTGGAACACAGCAAAGAACCAGGGGCAGCGCTCCATGAACATAGGGGGGGACCAGCACCAGAAGAACAAGAGGCAGTGTTAGAAATAGCACTGCTCGTAGCTAGTGTAACAGTTATTAGTATGTGCCCTGAAGCCAGCAACTAGATGGAGCATTGGAAACATCACACCATCCACTCATAGAACTCATCTCTCTATCCAAACAGATGAGACAGAAATAGACCTTGATCTTGAAGTCTCTGACGAGGGTATTTTCCTTTTTTAGCTTGTCCTTCTCATCCTTCTTAGCCTGCATCTTCTTCTTCTGTTCAAGGAACAGCGCTGCGATGCTGCCGTCCAGCTTCATCATGGCTTCATCGTCCAGTTCGTCGTCATCGCTGCCATCCTCTTCTGTGGCCTGTGACGGGCAAAAAGAAAGACCCAATCCAGTTAATGTCTAGAATACCCCGGCGCTGTGTATCAATGTCCTTTCTTTTGAATCCTCCACTTTACTGAATGAGAATTTCAACCTTGAAACCACTAGAAACTTATCCAGAGACTTACtacaaaatgcattaaaaaaaaatgaaggcTAATAACAACCACTTCTTGAGCACTACAAGTGATACCTTAGAGTTACCAGTAAATACAAACCCAGAGGTAGAACAGAATATCAATCACAGGAATGACACCTACCAGACCACCTTGGTTCTGTAGGACCTTCATTAGCTCAATGCGGAAGTTCTGATCCACCTCGCCCCCTTCCTCCATGGCCTCATCTTCACCCTCAGAGTCGTCGTCTGATGCATCCGAGTGTTCCTCCTTCTGAGGAAGCAAGTAATACATATATTTAGGATATAAAATATAAGCAATCACTCTTATGGGATGCATTTTAAATGAagaatatatttaagcaataaggSSSgggggggggggggggggtatacacagataagggttgttcttaggcacgacgtggagtgcctggatacaacccttagccatggtatattgaccatatactacaaacccccgaggtgtcttattgcttaaatatatccttcatttaaaatacattcataaactagtctagaggtcgaccgattaatcggccctaatttttcataacaatcggtaatcagcattgttggacgccgattacattgcaatccacaaggagactgcgtggcaagctgaccacctgttacgcgagtgcagcatcaaaaggacctggtggctgcaaggagccaaggtaagttgctagctagcattaaacttaggGGGAAAAAtccatcaaccatgtgtagttaacgaGTGATTATGTTATtactagcgtgtcctgcgttgcatataataaatgcggtgcctgttaatttatcatcgaatcacagcctacttcgccaaacgggtgatttaacaaaaagcgcattcacgaaaaaagcacagtcgttgcaccaatgtacctaaccataaacatcaatgcctttcttaaaatcaatatacaagtatatatttttttttaaacctgcatatttagttaaaagaaatttatgttagcaggcaatattaactagggaaattgtgtcacttctcttgcgttcagtgcaagcaatttgggccgcctggcttgttgtgaactgtgtgaagaccatttcttcctaacatttgcattatttaaaccaaattgaacatttttcattatttatttgagactaaatttattttatattaagttaaaataagtgttcattcagtattgttgtaattgtcagtattacaacaaaaaatgttttcattttatttattatatatatttttaagtcggacgattaattggtatcggctttctttggtcctccaataaatcggtatcggtgttgaaaaatcagtCGACATCTAAACTAGtcaccaacgtaattagaacagtaaacaagtcatGTGTCATACCAcagctttcaaccaatcagcattcagggctcaaactacCCGGTTCATAATAATATTTAGAATACTTTTGTGGACATGATCAGGTGTGAAACTACTGATCTGACCTCGatctctccttcatcctcctctcctttctttttaATGTCCTTCTTCTTTATTTTGTCTGAGTCTTGATCATCCGTTACCACGACGGCACTGTCCTCCTCATCTTTATCTGGGTCCAGAACCTAAATACACAATGCCTCTAATTAATGGACATTCCTGTAATATATCCACAAGCACTTTTACAAATCAACTAAAGTTTTACCATCAGTGAACACAATGTATTATTTGAATGTAACATATCAAAACTACAGCTCTGCAACAGTAAAGTATTCTTTAGTCTCTTTTAGTCTACACTTACATCCAAGATGGCGGTGAGGGCTCTGGCGGTGACGTGGGGACAGATGTTGGCGAAGACAGTCCGGCAGACGTGGCGAATGTGTCTACTGGGCTGGGACAGGAGTGAGAGCAGGATGTCCACTACAACCTCAGCCCAGTggggctcctcctctcctcctgcagaaCCTGGATCAATGGAGGACATGTGGTTACAGAGACATCACACCAAGGGCTACCACATTAAACATAGAGGGCGGTATTTATCAAACCTTACGGTCACTGTAAACCTGTGAAAGAGTATGGAGGGGAACTAGATAAATAGATTGTTCAATTTATGAGAGTACTTCCTTCCCTGTCACAGATGAAGACCGGGGTGGATTGTAAAGTTTGTTGGCTCTGACACATGGCATACGGATGGATGTGGTCTTACCTGTTGCCTTCTTCTTGGACTTCTTTTCGTGGGCTTTCTCCATGCAGTTCTGCAGATCCTGCATCAGGTCCACCAAATCCTCTGGAGCCTTTACGGTACAAGCAAACACGTATACAGAAATGTGTGGGGAAAGAACAAGGTACAATTATgtatctacaaaaaaaaaattatctaaAATGTCCATAATACTTTAACAATTATTTTTCTTCCCTCATTTGTTAGTTAATTGCTTACCTTGAACAGGTGAATGCCAACCAGCAGGAAGAGTTGTTGGAATGCAGAGGTCTCTGGAGTCTGGCCTTTCTTAGATTTCTTCATTAGAGTCCTTACTGACGCCAGCATACTAGATATCATAACAACAGGTTCACTACTGGCTTACATTTCTTACACCAACCTTTAAATCCCCCATCTCTACATGGTCCATACCTGTCCCAGGTCTGTCTCTGCTCAGGGCTGAAGGGCTGGGTGCTCTGGGCATACTTTGGCTGGTTGAGCAGGGTGTCGGCATACTGCACGAGGCAGTAGATCCACATGGAGCCGTCACCCGTCACACCCTGCACATGCCTCTGGTTGCGGGCCGCCACCTCGGGGGAGTCACCCAGCAAAGGCAGGTGGTTCATGTGCTGCAGGAGTCTGAAGGAGTTGGGAGGTTAGAGACGTGTTGATAGGGTGTGCAGAGTAACATAAATTAACTCATGCTGTGGCTTTTCATGTAATTTCCCCTTTAAAACCATACATGTTTAAAAGTTAAGTGACTATTCCAGCCATGCTCTTCATATTGGACTACCCCACAGCTTGTGTTTGGTAAAGTGATAGTGTAATGTGTTATTTCACCCAAAGAAGGAGTTGATGACGACGACTCTGGTCTTCTCATCCAGGGGCACTGACAGAGTGGCTTCTGTCTCAGGTATGTCTGGGGTAGCTTTCTTAGCATTAAAGAATGCGTGGAAAAAGACAAACCTGGTGCAATAGAGGATAAAATAATGGCTTAGCATCtattagggatgtgcatctttccctttcaagacgattTGATAAATGGGCTCcgatacgttttagtttgaaacaaTTCAATGCAccaacatttgttgcataaacacattcatttttcaATCTGATGCTGATGGAGCTGGGCCTCTCTAAGCCCAATCTGcctgagctgtgtgtgtatatggtgtctgtactatgtaggcacctgagctgagccataagggagactaggtatctaccaccccactaccagatTGGGGGAGGGATGTAGCCTGTGTTTTGTCTCCGCACTTTAgttctgaaatcaccatcacccactaattagcttgtcatttttgcagattaCAGTAAGTGTTTGCgttagtaatgtatcaatatgtATTGTTTACAAATTCGCTATGAACAATGAATATATAGAACAATTTTGGATTTGTGTTGAGATAGCACATTTCAGCAGTAGGCTGAATTAATTGAGGAAAACTCAATTTATGAACGGCCTTTTTCGCAATTCACAACAACATCATTGGCGATCAAAGATTGTTACTCTTATCATTACTAAATATCAGTTTCATTTGCTGTGAAATCTTTACATAGTGAGGCAGCCAAGCCAACGTGGTGGTGCAGCACCCCTCTTGTTTGAGgagaaccctggcatagtgaCCATACTACATTTGGATCCGGTTGGGGTCCGCAGACCAATGCACTTgtcttaaacatttgaatcggGAAACGGTGAGTATCGGCGAATCGCTACATTACGAATATAAACTGCCCTTAAGAATACATTGGTTGTAGTGATATAAATGTTAAGATTATTACGTACATCCAACTTGGCACAGGAAAAAGATAACCCTTTGCTGCTCTCACAAGTGATACCACCAAGGCATtatttaaaatcacttggaggAGCAGCAAACAGTCAGTGACATGATGTTTTCCCTGCAGTGAGATCTCTCACCTAGCTACATCCATCACTagatcctcctctctcttcagctgGTTGTTCTCCACGATGGAGGTGAGGCGCGGAATGATCCATTTCCTCAGACGGAATATACAGTTCTCTCTCCTAAGGATAGAGACAGTCAGCAATTCATTGGAAAGGCATATATTAATAGTTCTATGACATGCTATAAGGgttctactcactggaccccgcCCTCCTGGTTCTCCTTCTGCCTGCGGGTGCTGAAGTCCAGGCAGCTGTCCAGCTGGGGGTTGAGGAACATGTCTTTGAGCCAGTCCACGTAGCTCTGCAGGGCGGTGGGCCGCAGGTGCTGCACAACCCTCCAAAAGGAGGGCACCACGGGGTAGCCCTGGTTGGTGAGCAGGGAGAAGGCCACCACCACCGCCAGCTGCTTCTCCGGTTCATCGCAGCCCTGCAGGAAGTCGCCCACGTACGTCTCCATCTCGGGGGCAAACTTGAAGCGgtctgggagctgagggggcgAGGTGAGCGCATACTTGTAAGTCATTATATTAAAAACTAACTTTTTGGATAAGTGAGCATCTTGCTACACATGTTCTGTGACTAAGACGCCTGCAGCATTACTATGTATTTCTATGACCTGGTGCAGTCGTGAGTCAGACATTTGTCGGGAGTCAGACATTTGACGGGAGTCAGACATTTGACGGGAGTCAGACATTTGACGGGAGTCAGACATTTGACGGGAGTCAGACATTTGACGGGANNNNNNNNNNTTTGACGGGAGTCAGACATTTGACGGGAGTCAGACATTTGACGGGAGTCAGACATTTGACGGGAGTCAGACATTTGACGGGAGTCAGACATTTGATGGGAGACTGACCTGAGCAGAGACCACGTGTTCCCCGTAGGCCCTCATCACCTCTCCATTTAGCACCTGTTTCAGCTGGACCAGGGTCAGCAAGGGCAGGGCACTGCCCAGCAGCCGGTAGCTCAGGTAACTGTGGCACAGAGAGAAGACTGCATGTTGGCACAGCTACGGACATTTGCAACAAAGGAAGGAAAACAGGAACATACATGTACATGGGGGGCAGGGGGGGTGCTTGCAATAAATTTGAAAAATGACAGGGGTCTTGACTACAGAACATATTTCAATCATCTAATACTCAGGTTCAGGGTCCAAATGTAAGTGGGGAGCAATAGTCTTTTAACCACAGTACTGTGCTTACTGTGTGGGCCCTGGCTGGTCTTTCAACATTCCCTTGATTATTGTCTCCCTCCAGAAGAGCTCAAAGTTGTCCTCCTTCAGAGAGATCTGCAGCAGGTCCAGAGCCACCGCAGGCAGCAGGCGGTCCTTTTTGACAGAGCGGGCCGCCATCTTCAGTACCTCTGTTAACCTAGGGAACACAGGTTTTGATTGTACATTtagtcaaagtgtgtgtgtgtgtgtcaccatgaCCATGGAAGAAGAAACCTAGACATAGTGGTAAAAAGCTGCTCACTTAGGGATATTGTCCACAGTAATGATTGTGGAGGTGCCCAGCAGCTTCTTCAGCTTCTTGGGCTTGAGCACCTGGGGGAACTTCTGCATGGCCACCAGGAGGAGCTGCAGCTGCTCGGGGGTGCTGAAGGCGGAGGACAGGTCTGTCTGCAGAGCTCCCAACAGCACCTCCTCAAACACCTCCTCTGACGTCtggagaaacacaaacaacaccaaaCACAGGTCATATTGACTGCACCCTTCCACACCAGGATTTATCACATTGGGACCCCATGAGAAGCAGGGTCCGACATTAAAGATGGCCCGTGGCGGGTAAAATCATGTTTAAGGGCCAGTGGATCTTGTCAGggccagtaacttctcagcaTGTTCCAGCTCAACATTTACCTGCTATGTCGTAGTCCACCATTTTAAACCATTGAAGACTACACGCAGAAAAGTCATGCTATTTGTATTTGAACAATATGATTGGCCATTCATTCAAGCGCCACGACGCTTCCGCTAGTCACAACTTGTTGAGCACTCGAGCAGTACATGAGTTGATGCCTTTACACACAGCACACGCAAGCTGTCCAGAGAAAAAACAAGCGCCCATCAAtcttttgtttatttaactaggcaagtcagttaagaactaattcttatttccaatgacggcttacactggccaaacccggatgatgctgggccaattgtgtgctgccctatgggacttccaatcagggctggttgtgatacagtctggattctaaccagggtgtctgtagtgacgcctctagcactgagatgcagtgtcttagaccgctgcgccacttgggagccccaatCTACTGGCTGAGCTTATATATTTTAGAGAAATAGTGAACAGACTAGCAGTATGCTGGCTACTGTTGATAGTCAGCACAAAGAAAGCTACAAAAAGACACCTGGCATTCATCTtggctagcctactgtagccatGACGATATCTCTTTTGGAATGCAGAACGTCTTAAAAGGGGCAGCGTCCTATTTTGGAAAGTAGGAAAAAATTATCTTAATGACATTTTttagaataaaaaatgtatgcaattaATATAATTCTAAAGAATGGAGTAACGACTTAGATTGCTAAAGAATATTACACAACTTCAATACCATAATAACCAGATATAGCTTATTAATAGCTGAATACAGCGAGAAAGCAtgccaacctataggccctgcatgGTCCCAATGCATTTAAAAACTACACCATGTTCGGGCCAGCAGATTTTTTCCCCAACCGGGCCAATGAGAAAAAAGTTAACGTTGAACCATAAAGAGTGATACGGTATGAAGTAGAGCTGGCTGAGTCACTCACCTCAGACAAGATGTCCACCATGGTCTTCCTGGGAAGGTCCCGCAGGTGTTCTCTGTGAAGCGAGAGGCTCTGGAGGAGCTGGACACACTCCAGCACCACCTGTGgctcctgtcacacacacaggtaagtAAGCATACCAAACACACTGAGGTCTGAAAATTAGAGACAAGTTAGGTTCCGCAGTAACAATAGAGCGACATATAGACTGGGTTGGCTGACTTCACGAAAATGATGCAAGCATTGACGAGGCCGGAAGGTGTGCGTTGCTATGATTCTgaacggtcagatagctagcaacaatgacaataaGCTGCAATGTGGGGAATCAAAGGTGGCTCATTTCAGCTCATTGTATCTTGCTATTGATTTGTCTTGTTTTTAgtttgactgatgtcatgtctatgctaatatggctagaATAAAACATTGAGACTAAATATATATTGAACTAAAATAAAACGCAACATTTAACTATTTTACCGAGTTAgaattcatgtaaggaaatcagtcaattgaaatcaattcattaggccctaatctatggagttcatatgacagggaatacagatataacatatgttggtaacagatacctttaaaatggtagcggcgtggatcagaaaactagatctggtgtgaccaccatttgccagatttttgggcggcaggtagcctagtggttagagtgtcaggccagtaacagaaaggttgctggatcgaatccccgagctaggtaaaaatatgttgttctgcccctgaacaaggcagggcAAGcacacccactgttccccggtaggccctcattgtaaagaagaatttggtcttaactgacttgtctagttaaatttaaaaaatgaaatgctgtGCGACATCTCccattcacatagagttgatcatgctcttgattgtggccattggaatgttgtcccactcctcaatggctgtgagaatttgctggatattggcttTAACTAGGACACGCTGTCGATCCATCGCATTCCAAACATGctgaatgggtgacatgtctgagtattgtggtgggccgggcgcatgccAGGTGACACGTAGCCAGTTGTACTTTTTCTGTtgtacattggtgcggctggcttccgggttaagcgagtgtGTTAAGAAGTAGTACGGCTTGGCAGGGtggtgttttggaggacacatggctcacgaccttcgcctctccctagcccgtacgggagttgcgatgggacaagactaactaccaattggatatcacaaactTAGGAAGAAAAAGggttaagtaaataaataaaaataaaatgtctggTGAGGATGCAGGCCAtgaataactgggacattttcaacttccagaaattgtacagatcattgcgacatggggccgtgcattatcatgctgaaacctgAGGTGACGGCtgaggatgaatggcacaacaatgggcctcaggatctcgtcacggtatctctgtgcatttaaattgccatcaataaaatgcaattgtgtttgttgtccgtagcttacgcCTGCCCATGGAATAACCCCACCGTGGGGCACACTGTtcgcatcagcaaaccgctcgcccccaCGACgtcatacatgtggtctgcgattGTAAGGCCAGTTGGACGCATtgccatattctctaaaacaacgttagaggcggcttatgataaataaattaacattaaattatctggcaacagctctggtggacagtcctgcagttagcatggcaaatgcacactccctcaaaacttaagacatccgTGGCTTTGTGTTAtatgataaaactgcacattttacagtgaccttttattgtccccagcacaggtgtgcttcttgatatgccacacccgtcaggtggatggattatcttgacaaagtagaaatgctcactaacagggatgtaaacaaatgtgtgcacaacagagagaaataagctttttatgcaaATGGGACATTtctggcatcttttatttcagctcatgaaacatgggaccaagacttcacatgttgcgtttatatttttgttcagtgtagtttacatgttgtaaacagtctaagccaaccccgtctaTTTTGCCCCATAGTTCCGCACccgtcagttttgttgctaaacaaccaacccgtctatgtgCTCCTTCATTATCTGCACCAAACATGGTATACTAATCTTCTCTGCCAAGCCCTTGGGTTACCTGGTGTCATTCTTACCTTTGGAAGGCGTGTGGACTGAGACAAGGCAAGCACACCAAAGAAGTTCCCAAAAGCAGCATTTCTGATGAGTTTCTGTCAACACAAGATACAGTATAAAATGGAGATATTCATTGGCCGATTAAATTAAGTATATGGATGTTAGTAAAATGACTAATAAATATTTACCATGGTACACAGCATCTAACTTTAGTCATATCACATGCTCACCTTTTTCACTGTCGCCAAGTTGTGCTTCTCTTTGATTTGATCAAATGCGGTACGCAGAGATACCTCCTCAAACACGCTCAGGACCTGACAACCAAAACAATGAAAGAGAAATTATACATGTCACATCTTCTTACGTGTTATGTAGTAACACCTTAATAACTCATTCGTTAGACATGTACAAAGAGACGCAGGATTTTGCTGAGCCATTAGATGCATAGTAGGGTGGCCACCCACTGCCATGAGTGGGTGAAAACGCActttggtgatgaaatttcacttccttatgttataaatagtttaccaagacaaatatgatttttCCTGTTCTGAATTGTTCAGGGGGTCTTTTAATTAACCGTATAGATCCACAGTCGGATTTTGTAACCTAATACATCCGATAAGCACAGAACTATGTTGACAGAGCAGTGCAGCTTTGCGGCTTTCTCACTGCAACTTTTGAGGTTTTTACATGTCGTCGTCTTCAATGTTTCCATAGGTTGCAAAAAATCTAACTTAGCATGACActagctgaattaaatgtaaaaggatttgagAATAAAAGCTTGCTGTATGCTCAGTGCtccattgacatttcacagaTACGCTTGTTTTGTGCAAAATCTTTGAACAGGAAATTTGCATCAATATGAAAACGGTATACTAAAATACTACATGTCACGTCTCAAAATCAACATttatcttacctctatattgttttatgtcctgtgGATTCTAGAAGAATGATGAGATCAACAGGTCAGCCTGTCAGGTAGCCTTCATTCtcacacagcatccagcctagctgacatgATGCTGTgcaatttttcatattttttcctcCTTTGGCCttcattgatttagtcaccctaattttgGCCATCTTACAAGGGTAACAACTCCAGTGGAGTAAAGTACTTTagttaaaaatacttgaaagtactacttaagtagttttttggggtatctgtcatttatttatatttttgacaacttttacattcctaaaggaaataatctactttttactccatacattttccctgacacccaaaagtacttgatacattttgaatgattagcaggacagaaaattgtccaattcccacacttatcaaaagaacatccctggtcatccctactgcctctgatctggcggactcaccaaacacaaatgttttgtttttaaatgatgttgaccctggctatccataaataaaaattaataaaacGACAAAATTGTGcagcctggtttgcttaatataaggaatttgaaatgatttatacttttacttttgatagttaagtacattttatcaattacatttacttttgatacttaagtattttttttaactaaatacttttagacttttactcctgttgtattttactgggtgactttcacttgaggcATTTTCTATTAATaacatatctttacttttactcaagtatgacaatttggtactttttccacaactgaaAAACATCAATAACTTTGAACGGATTATGATAGCaacatgaggtttggaccattggttttcttataggactatctacacaattaacattGTTTTACCCGTTTGTCAAAATATGCATTTTTGATTGCATTACCTGTCCCAAAGCCAAACTGAAGCCTGGCCGGGCAGCTTCTCTGGTGTGTGCCAAGCCATCCACCAGTCTCTTCAGAGTGTACTTCAGCTCATCTGGCTAGAAAGGAAAGACAAGACCTTAAGGCTAAATGTCAAGAACTGGATGGCTCCACAAAGTTAACATAAAATGTACGTGTGGTAGCACCTACCCCTTCTAAAGAGAGTTTAACAACTCAAATTGATAGAATTAGAGTAAGACGCATGCCAGCAATCAAAGCTCACAATTCAACCCACGTGGCCATGTGTGAAATAATATTCATGGCCATCTCCAGTAGTTAGCAACGTTagcctaactagctagccatactGCTCAGCGTTTTACAGCTGTACTAAACTGGAAATTGATAACGTTATGGGTTGCTCTAAAGTGCAACACCCACCAATAGCATAATGTGACAATGTGCCTAGCTAACTACGGTCGATAGCCTACTTATTTTGCTaaa
Coding sequences within it:
- the mybbp1a gene encoding myb-binding protein 1A-like protein: MACMATTMHLDMGEIENEPVRPKMKDAKGILQQNREFLDFFWDIAKPEQDIRLKAIENLIQYLKKSEKPDELKYTLKRLVDGLAHTREAARPGFSLALGQVLSVFEEVSLRTAFDQIKEKHNLATVKKKLIRNAAFGNFFGVLALSQSTRLPKEPQVVLECVQLLQSLSLHREHLRDLPRKTMVDILSETSEEVFEEVLLGALQTDLSSAFSTPEQLQLLLVAMQKFPQVLKPKKLKKLLGTSTIITVDNIPKLTEVLKMAARSVKKDRLLPAVALDLLQISLKEDNFELFWRETIIKGMLKDQPGPTHYLSYRLLGSALPLLTLVQLKQVLNGEVMRAYGEHVVSAQLPDRFKFAPEMETYVGDFLQGCDEPEKQLAVVVAFSLLTNQGYPVVPSFWRVVQHLRPTALQSYVDWLKDMFLNPQLDSCLDFSTRRQKENQEGGVQRENCIFRLRKWIIPRLTSIVENNQLKREEDLVMDVARFVFFHAFFNAKKATPDIPETEATLSVPLDEKTRVVVINSFFGLLQHMNHLPLLGDSPEVAARNQRHVQGVTGDGSMWIYCLVQYADTLLNQPKYAQSTQPFSPEQRQTWDSMLASVRTLMKKSKKGQTPETSAFQQLFLLVGIHLFKAPEDLVDLMQDLQNCMEKAHEKKSKKKATGSAGGEEEPHWAEVVVDILLSLLSQPSRHIRHVCRTVFANICPHVTARALTAILDVLDPDKDEEDSAVVVTDDQDSDKIKKKDIKKKGEEDEGEIEKEEHSDASDDDSEGEDEAMEEGGEVDQNFRIELMKVLQNQGGLATEEDGSDDDELDDEAMMKLDGSIAALFLEQKKKMQAKKDEKDKLKKENTLVRDFKIKVLDLVEVFLARQGSSPLVLGMVEPLLSVIESGMSSESDQQEQDFLRKAADIFKNQLCRAKQYCKTVGDRQGELHDLLEKLMTKAQKLSDSSVSLYFFSASLYLVKVLRGGVPGASADSKTILSTEELRFMGNVDVERVSDIFKGALRSFMTRRKSPLSGLMFIDLFTRFPVLCVNLLETAVEHITTGIREHQQSQASAMVLRGLQSREVQQLLAGDPWAGLLQKAVGQVAASLETVVETAKNKVVQEKLVKALELGLFLVKNVNQQKLSVALEPLKKVLQSMREVLGFRKTGQMEDTYWAVMKHFGVIKPKRDRIRKTKEDQAEPTAPKKKKGFLPETKKRKNRKKQLPVSEQGATDANTVPLGKPEEGKKKRNKNKKQPGEETPGQGLAKKAKMTQSAIKQKKKKQTI